TCCGACTCTGATAGTGACTCCGATTCCGATAATGATTCGGACAGCGACAGTGATTCGGACTCTGATAGTGACTCCGACTCGGATAGTGATTCGGATTCCGACAGTAATTCGGACTCTGATAGTGATTCAGATAGCGACAGCGATTCAGACTCTGATAGCGATTCCGATTCCGATAGTGACTCAGACTCAGACAGTGATTCCGACTCCGATAGCGACTCCGATAGCGACTCCGATTCCGATAGTGATTCGGATTCCGACAGCGATTCAGACTCAGACAGTGATTCCGACTCCGACAGTGACTCAGATTCCGATAGTGATTCTGACTCTGATAGTGATTCAGATTCCGACAGTGACTCAGACTCTGATAGTGATTCCGACTCTGATAGCGACTCCGATTCCGACAGCGATTCCGACTCCGACAGTGATTCCGATTCGGACAGTGACAGTGACTCAGACTCTGATAGTGATTCCGATTCTGACAGTGATTCGGATAGCGACAGTGATTCCGATTCTGACAGTGATTCCGACTCAGACTCCGACAGCGATTCAGACTCTGATAGCGATTCCGATTCTGACAGTGATTCGGATAGCGACAGCGACTCAGACTCGGACAGTGACTCAGATAGCGACAGCGATTCCGATTCTGACAGCGACTCAGACTCGGATAGTGATTCTGACTCTGACAGTGATTCAGATAGCGACAGCGACTCAGACTCCGACAGCGATTCGGACTCGGATAGTGATTCTGATTCCGACAGCGACTCAGATTCCGACAGTGATTCGGATTCGGATAGTGATTCCGACTCGGATAGTGATTCCGACTCAGACAGCGATTCCGATAGTGACTCCGATTCGGACTCGGATAGTGATTCCGATTCGGACAGCGATTCGGATTCCGACAGCGATTCGGATTCCGACAGTGATTCGGACTCGGACAGTGATTCGGACTCGGACAGCGATTCGGACTCGGACAGCGATTCGGACTCGGATAGTGATTCTGATTCCGACAGCGACTCAGATTCCGACAGTGATTCGGATTCGGATAGCGATTCGGATTCCGACAGCGACTCGGATTCCGATAGTGATTCGGACTCGGATAGTGATTCGGATTCCGATAGTGACTCAGACTCGGACAGCGATTCGGATAGCGACAGTGACTCGGACTCAGATAGTGATTCAGATTCCGACAGTGACTCGGACTCAGATAGTGATTCCGACTCAGACAGCGATTCCGACTCGGATAGTGATTCGGATTCCGACAGTGATTCCGATTCGGACAGCGACTCGGATTCCGACAGTGACGCTGACTCAGACAGCGACTCAGGTTCCGACAACGACTCAGACTCAGACAGTGATTCGAATAACGACAGTGACTCCGATACAATCACAGATTCAGATTCAAATGATGGAACCAATTCTGACAATGGTAGTAATTCTGGCTCAGATGGAAGTTCCAGTTCAAATACTGGATCAGGTTCGGGCAATACGACGGGCTCTACTGGAAATAATTCAGGTACTGGCACTGGTACGACAACTTCATCGACTGCTTCTAACAACGGTGCTGCTTCGACAAGTACGACTAGCTTGAGTGCTGCAGCAACAAGTGGTGTCTCGGCCACAGCCGCAACGTTGGCGGTTACGACACCATCCAGTGACGGTGCTGCAACAACGTCAGCAACTGCTGCTACATCAGTGGTTTATGCCGCTGCTAGCGCTCAAGACGTTGATGCAACTTCTGATCAGACTGATTCAGATTCGAAGAGTAGTAATGATTCTGATAAGGATAAGAAGTCAGCTGATACTGATAGTGCTGATGATAAGGTTGGCTCAAGTAATACTGACGAGAATGGTAAGACTGCATCTGATACAAGTAATAATGCCGGAACGATTTTCGGTGGCTTGTTGACCGCGGCTGCAGCTGCTGGACTCGGCTGGTGGTTCTTCTTGTTCGGTCGTCGTCGTAAAGATGATGATGAAGATGACGAGAATCAAAAATAGTTAAAATTTAAAGCTGATTTGTTAGTACTGCTAACGATATACGTTGTAAAATAAGACTATTAACCAAAACGGGCGTGAAGCCCGTTTTGGCGTACATAAAAGAAAATTGAAAGAGGTAAGACTAAGATGCAAAAATCTACTGTCACCAAGCTTAAGCAAGCACTGATTGCAACTGGAAATTTGAAAGATTACGGTACAAGTACCGTAACCTTGGCACTTTCGGTATCGGATCATCGACATCGGGCCCAAGTGCGATTCTATCGTTGCGATTCTTTCAAGCAAGCTTGGATAGCAGTTGCACAACAATTAGCCAAAACCCCTCAAGCGAGTTGGGTTCGATTAGAAGCAGTTCAATCAACACAGAAGTTACCAAGAGAAACTTTTGAAAAGCGATTGGCAGCTACTTTTCGGATGAACTATTGGCGATACGGTATTAGTTTTGATGCAGATTTCAAGACAGCCTTATTGGAGATGGAAAGTAATGGACAAGCATTTTTCCGTCCTAGCAAAGCGCATCGAATTGGTAAGAATCGTTCGGGTTCTTGGGTCGACTATGATCGAGTAGAGCCGTATCTTAACAAGCGTGAAGGAGCGCTACCAGTCGATATTCGAAAGACAGAAAATGTTTGGGTCTTTACAACCGCTGGTGTATTTACTGACGGGCAGAAAATCTGGAATCTATCTGAGCAAGAGGATTGTGGTAAGGGCGTTCGGGTGGTGACTGACGAGCAGAGCGAGCTGCAATCAGCTATTGAACATGGTGAAACTTTCCTAATTAATCAGTTAAAAGGCAATGGAAAATTTGTCTACGGTTATTTTCCGGCTCGTCAAAGAGTTCTTAGCAATTACAATGTTGTGCGGCATTTTTCGTCCTTATATGCCTTGCTGGAAGCCATTCCATTCACAAAGCGTACTGAAGATTTTGCAAAAGTTAAGTTAGCGATTCAGTGGGGCTTAAAAAACGCCACGATTGAAAAAGAGGGCGCAATCTTCGTCGATGATAATGGCGAGCTAAAGTTGGGTGGACAGGCCTTGTTAATACTTGCATTGAGTAAATATCAAGACGTTACCAAGGATGATACTTTCGTGCCAGTTTTAATGAAAGCTTTTAAAGGCGTCCATTTCTTCCAAGAACCGTCTGGTAAGTTAATTCATGTCCTAAATCCAGATTTAACGGTCAAAGCAGCTTATCGAATTATCTATTATGAAGGAGAAGTCGCATTTGCGCTTTCCCGACTATATGAGTTAACACATGATAAGAATGTGATGGATCTGGTGAAGCAAATCTTGGATTACATGGTGGCTAATGACTATGGTAAATACCATGATCACTGGATTTCTTATGCAATCAATGAAGCATTACTGGTATTCCCAGACAATCATGATTATATGAAACTGGGTTTGAAAAATGTATTCAGTCATCTAAAATTCATTGAAGAGCGTGATACCACGTATCCAACATTACTTGAGTTAGTTGATGCGGCCGTCAAAATGACCGATATGATTAAACGTTCAGGTAATGAAGACTTGATAGCACCTTATGACTTGGTTCGTTTACGGCAGGTATTGCGGTATCGTGCGTTGTATGAGATTACTACTGGGTGTTTTCTACCTGAGATTGCAATGTATCTCTATAATCCACAGAAGTTCATTGGTGGGTTCTATGCACGTCATGACAATTTCCGGACACGGATTGACGATTGTGAACACTTCTTATCTGGGTTGATCAACTATTATAACTACACATATCGACAAGCATAATACTAGGTAACAGAAAGGGTGACTGTATGTTTTACTTCATTAATGAATATATTTTAGGCAAGAATTCGAGTGTTGAGCACGCGGCAATCAACCGGGTGAAATTATTTAACCACTATAAAGCGCCAGCCCAGATTGTGACTAAGATGTATGACCGTTTGCTACATCAGACCATGGGAACTTTTCAGTTAGCAAACCAGCAAGTGCTGAATATGTTTGATTACTTTCAACAAACCACGGATGTGCCAACTAAAGTTCTGCATACTGATGACATGCATCTGCCAGTTGAATATGCGGTAGAAGTGGGTGCCAACTTTAGCAAAATTTTTAATGGTGATGAACACGTTAGCAACGTCGGCTTTATTCCTGGAACGATTGGGCGCGTCTTTTACCAAGAATTCTTCGACAATCAAGGTAACTTATCTTCAACTGACCTGTGGGATTGGCGAGGCTTCAAGTCCAGTACACAATATTTTGGTCAGAACGGTAAACTGGTTTTGGAACGGTTTTATAATCTACAAGGCGAGACCGTTATTGAGCAGTACTATGTACCTGACACTAACGGTAATCCGCTAGCGTCACGTTTGATTTTAAAGAATTATCGTGATCAAGCAGAGCGCTTCTTCCAGGACGCGAACCATTTATTTCGTTTCTTCTTGGCCGAACTCAGTCATTTGGACAAGCAAACGACGACCTTTATTAGTGATCGCCCAGGTACCAGTGTGAAGCCGTTGTTGGAACTTCAGGATGATTCTCACAAGTATGTGACGGTTCCAATTTATCAGGCGAAGGATATTAATGACCCAATTCATTCCCCGTTGGACGGGTTCTTAACACCGGCCTTCGATAATCTGCAACACTTTGATGGTTTCATTACAGCTACTGAAAGTCAGGCTCAGCATCTGCGGACGCGGTTCCCTAAAGCTAAGGTGACAGTGTTACCAACTGTAACTACGAGTCCGTTGGCGCAGAGTAAACTACAGCCAATCACGGCCCGCCCCAAGCAATTGCTATACGTTGGGCGGCTGGCGCCGGATCGGCAACTGAATCAGTTAATTCGGACCATTGCGTTAGTTAAGCAACAGGTCAAAGAAATTCAGTGTGACTTTTACGGCTACGGCGATCCAGAGTATCTTAAGACGCTGAATAAGCTGGTTGAAGAATTAAAATTGACGAATAATGTGCATTTATTAGATTATCATCCTGATTTAGAAACACGTTATGATGATTATCAGCTGTTGCTCAATACCGATATTGTTGATGGTGGTCCAATGAGTATGCCGGAAGCCATGAGTCACGGAATTCCAGTGATTAGTTATCGCTTTAATTATGGGCCTAAAGATTGGATTGATGACGGTCATGACGGTTTCATCGTTGATCCTGGCAATCAATTGGCGCTGCGTGACCGGGTCATCGAATTAATGACGGATACGAAGAAGTTGACGGCATTCAGCGAAGCCGCCTTTAAGAAGCTTCATACGTCACAAACTGACTTAAAAGTTTGGCACCGTTGGCAACAATTACTGGGTATTAAGTAGGAGGGCGCATATGTATTATTTCTTAAACGATAACATGCAATTTTCAAAATCAGGAATCGAACAGGCGGAAATCAACCGACTGACTTTATTCAAGAAGCACCATGTGGCCGCTAAAATCGTGACCCGCGTATTCGCAATGAATTTGCACGATGTGCTTGAAGGGGCCAACATTGCCGATGCTGATTTTGTTAATCTTTTTGACTTCTTTTGTGGTAGTCAGTCGGTCAAGCGTCAAAGGTTTGATTTGGCCGACTTTGAAGTGCCAGCCGATGCTATCAAGACCCGAAAGGATAATCAGATTCAAGTCATGGAACGTGGTAAGTTAATCATGATTATTTACCTTCGGGCCGGTACGGAAGCCGTTTTCAAGCAGTGGCAAGCATTGTTAGATTACTTTAAGCCTGCTAAGGTCACGGCTTAAGTAGATTTGACGGCAAGGGAGGGCGCAAAATGTTAATGATTATGACCATTTATGGGACCGTTAAGATGTTTACCCGAATGATCGTGTACTGTGGCATCGGTGGTCTTGTCCTAATTGTTCGTCACCATAATCGTAAGAAGCGGCGTAA
This Lactiplantibacillus plantarum DNA region includes the following protein-coding sequences:
- a CDS encoding glycosyltransferase codes for the protein MFYFINEYILGKNSSVEHAAINRVKLFNHYKAPAQIVTKMYDRLLHQTMGTFQLANQQVLNMFDYFQQTTDVPTKVLHTDDMHLPVEYAVEVGANFSKIFNGDEHVSNVGFIPGTIGRVFYQEFFDNQGNLSSTDLWDWRGFKSSTQYFGQNGKLVLERFYNLQGETVIEQYYVPDTNGNPLASRLILKNYRDQAERFFQDANHLFRFFLAELSHLDKQTTTFISDRPGTSVKPLLELQDDSHKYVTVPIYQAKDINDPIHSPLDGFLTPAFDNLQHFDGFITATESQAQHLRTRFPKAKVTVLPTVTTSPLAQSKLQPITARPKQLLYVGRLAPDRQLNQLIRTIALVKQQVKEIQCDFYGYGDPEYLKTLNKLVEELKLTNNVHLLDYHPDLETRYDDYQLLLNTDIVDGGPMSMPEAMSHGIPVISYRFNYGPKDWIDDGHDGFIVDPGNQLALRDRVIELMTDTKKLTAFSEAAFKKLHTSQTDLKVWHRWQQLLGIK